ACAAAAAAGGCGTAGCCACGTTCATCTCACAGGATGAGCATCCCCGGCCAGCAACCACGCTCGAACAACTGCAACGGCTCAAAACCCCATTCCGGGCTGGTGGCACCATTACCGCCGGCAACGCTTCCGGCGTCAACGATGGCGCGGCGGCACTGATTATCGCCTCAGAAACGGCGGTAGTACGCCAAGGGCTGACACCACGGGCACGCATCGTCGCAACCGCAACCTGTGGCGTAGAACCACGCATCATGGGGATCGGGCCACTGCCTGCGACCCGCAAGGTGCTGGAACTCACCGGCTTAACCCTAAACCAAATGGATATTATTGAGCTGAACGAGGCATTCGCCGCGCAGTCACTGGCGGTCATGCGCCAACTGGGACTGCCGGATGATGCCGAACACGTCAACCCGAACGGAGGCGCAATTGCCTTGGGGCATCCTCTGGGGATGAGCGGCGCCCGCCTCGCACTGACCGCCACCCTTGAACTGGAGCGCCGCGCCGGACGCTACGCCTTGTGCACCATGTGCATTGGCGTAGGGCAAGGCATTGCCATGATTATTGAACGCATTAACTGATACACACTGATCTGACTTCACCAACACCGGCAATAACGACCTATAACGACCGACAACGACGTGCACATAACGACAAAAGCCACCTGTTACAAACAAATCAACAAAAGGACAGGAAACGATGAGCAACCGCGTACAACATCTAAAAAAATCCTCTGAACACCCGGATTCCATTGAGTTTGCTTCACGTGATGAGATTCAGGCATGGCAACTTCAACAAATAAAATGGACGCTCAACCACGCTTATAATAACGTCCCCATGTACCGCCACAAGTTTGATGCAGCGGGTATCCATCCGAGTGATTTCAGGCAACTCGATGACATCAGCCAATTTCCTTACACCACCAAACAAGATCTGCGGGAACATTATCCTTTTGGCACCTTTGCCGTCCCGATGGAGCAAGTAGTACGCATTCACGCCTCATCCGGCACCACAGGAAAACCGACTGTCGTCGGTTATACCCAACGGGATATCGACAATTGGGCGAACATCATCGCCCGTTGCCTGCGCTTTGCCGGTGCCAGCGCCAAAGACAAAGTTCACGTTGCCTACGGTTACGGACTGTTCACGGGGGGCTTAGGCGCACACTACGGTGCCGAACGGCTGGGAGCGACCGTCATTCCGATGTCCAGCGGCAACACCGTAAGGCAGGCGCAACTGATTATGGATTTTCAGCCGGATGTCATCATGATGACACCCTCTTACTGTCTGACCTTACTGGATGAGCTGGAACGCCAAATGGGTGGAGATGCCAGCACATGCTCCTTACGGATTGGTATCTTTGGCGCAGAACCGTGGACCG
This genomic interval from Xenorhabdus doucetiae contains the following:
- the paaK gene encoding phenylacetate--CoA ligase PaaK; this translates as MSNRVQHLKKSSEHPDSIEFASRDEIQAWQLQQIKWTLNHAYNNVPMYRHKFDAAGIHPSDFRQLDDISQFPYTTKQDLREHYPFGTFAVPMEQVVRIHASSGTTGKPTVVGYTQRDIDNWANIIARCLRFAGASAKDKVHVAYGYGLFTGGLGAHYGAERLGATVIPMSSGNTVRQAQLIMDFQPDVIMMTPSYCLTLLDELERQMGGDASTCSLRIGIFGAEPWTAALRTEIETRMGIKALDIYGLSEVIGPGVAMESLEHADGSTLWEDHFYPEVIHPDHLHNLADGETGELVLTTLTKEAMPIIRYRTRDLTCLLPGTARNMRRMDRITGRSDDMLIIRGINLFPSQVEEQIMRIKALSPHYQIEVNRIGNYDQLSIKVELKDPDRLNEQQRSDICQQLRHNIKSMTGLNAEVSLVNCGTIPRSEGKAVRVIDNRPHG